A region from the Triticum aestivum cultivar Chinese Spring chromosome 3D, IWGSC CS RefSeq v2.1, whole genome shotgun sequence genome encodes:
- the LOC123075402 gene encoding putative F-box protein At3g52320 — protein MARGSRKKKRDTRRMARGRVSDLPDDLLVEILSRLPYKSTRCCKCVSTRWRDLISHPDHRKKLSQSTLAGFFFETWDTKKVSRRYQSVSGNWHPPINSSLSFLPRCEKLRILDCCNGLLLCKCWQDTDRKILDYVVCNPATEKWVVVPATNWSSQLYKARLGFDPVVSSHFHVFEFVPTYVWDGDKSGDHSQRCIKVVGIYSSKAGVWKRQRAWDLPIETVHFIGSAFLTGILYLTSNNDLVATIDVDGNCSFVRAPKPHCPGCAYDVYVSRSHLYYTNCDDSEISIWVLEDFSTAKWTLKLNVSYMLLFGTRYSSHDDHCCVISAHPEHNVMFIIVKYTLYWRSLVELFSYEMDSKELRLICDLGRESSFPYLSYVPLFSESLADEH, from the coding sequence ATGGCGCGGGGCTCCAGAAAGAAGAAGAGGGACACGAGGAGGATGGCGCGCGGCCGAGTGTCCGACCTCCCTGACGACCTTCTTGTCGAGATCCTCTCGCGCTTGCCCTACAAGTCCACCCGTTGTTGCAAGTGCGTCTCCACGCGCTGGCGCGATCTCATCTCCCACCCCGACCACCGCAAGAAGCTTTCTCAGTCGACCCTCGCCGGCTTCTTCTTTGAAACATGGGACACAAAAAAGGTTTCCCGTCGTTACCAAAGCGTCTCCGGGAACTGGCACCCTCCCATCAACTCCTCCCTCTCGTTCCTGCCCCGATGCGAGAAACTCCGCATATTGGACTGCTGCAATGGCCTCCTCCTCTGTAAGTGCTGGCAGGACACTGATCGCAAGATACTGGATTACGTGGTGTGCAATCCGGCCACTGAGAAGTGGGTGGTCGTGCCTGCCACAAATTGGTCCAGCCAGTTGTACAAAGCTCGCCTGGGGTTCGATCCAGTGGTCTCATCACACTTCCATGTTTTTGAGTTCGTACCTACCTATGTCTGGGATGGGGATAAGAGTGGTGATCATAGTCAAAGATGCATCAAAGTGGTGGGAATCTACTCTTCCAAAGCTGGAGTTTGGAAACGCCAGCGCGCATGGGACCTTCCAATTGAAACAGTCCACTTTATAGGTAGCGCATTTTTGACCGGGATCCTGTATTTAACTTCCAATAATGATTTGGTTGCGACCATCGACGTGGATGGAAATTGCAGTTTTGTTCGTGCTCCTAAACCACACTGTCCCGGTTGTGCTTATGATGTTTATGTATCACGCAGCCATCTTTATTACACAAATTGTGATGATTCTGAAATATCAATCTGGGTTTTAGAAGATTTTAGTACTGCAAAATGGACCTTGAAGCTCAATGTCAGCTACATGCTACTGTTTGGAACAAGGTATTCAAGCCATGATGATCATTGTTGTGTTATCTCAGCTCACCCAGAACATAATGTCATGTTCATAATTGTCAAATATACATTGTATTGGCGTTCACTGGTGGAACTATTTTCCTACGAAATGGATTCTAAGGAGCTGCGTTTGATATGTGATCTTGGACGGGAATCCAGCTTCCCTTATCTTTCATACGTTCCCTTGTTCTCAGAGTCATTGGCAGATGAACACTAA